The following coding sequences are from one Salinicoccus sp. Bachu38 window:
- a CDS encoding polysaccharide biosynthesis protein → MGAKKRYFLFLFVDSLIVTFSVFIGYYILMPFFSDYSLTVLGVTAVVLLVNHHLFAYIFNLYHRAWEYASVRELISVTQAVSASILATTILIYLLFDSTFIRLMLVTWMMHMLLIGGSRLSWKLISYELNGRMSHGPKMTRTMVFGGGKGGSILIKQMLDNPSMGMNPVVVVDDDPFKHNLELCGGVRVEGNRNDIERLVKKYDIKKVVIAVPSLSKTELKEIHTFANLDGVDVLTMPNIEDVLSGKLEVNALRQVQVEDLLGREPVQLDIKGIEEQVTDKTILVTGAGGSIGSEIVRQIAKFQPRQILLLGHGENSIYSILEEVLEKKNDSISYVPIIADVQNRKRMFEVFEKYRPDIVYHAAAHKHVPMMEYNSREAVKNNVIGTKNTAEAACHYKAKKFVMISTDKAVNPPNVMGATKRMAEMIVQALDKGCKDTTLVAVRFGNVLGSRGSVVPKFKKQIQAGGPITVTDPKMTRYFMTIPEASRLVIQASTIAEGGEVFVLDMGEPVKIVDLAKNMIRLCGFTETEIGIEFVGIRPGEKLYEELLKENEIHPEQVYEKIYRGRVSESSLSLLEAQIKSFLSIDENEMKERIVKFVRQENMEPEKVGQENAS, encoded by the coding sequence ATGGGTGCTAAAAAGCGTTATTTTCTCTTTCTATTTGTCGACTCGTTAATCGTAACTTTTTCAGTGTTCATCGGCTACTACATCCTCATGCCATTCTTCTCGGACTATTCGCTGACAGTGCTGGGAGTGACAGCCGTCGTACTGCTTGTGAACCACCATCTGTTCGCCTATATCTTCAACCTGTACCACCGGGCTTGGGAATATGCGAGCGTCAGGGAACTGATTTCGGTCACACAGGCGGTCAGTGCATCGATACTGGCCACGACGATTCTGATATACCTTCTGTTCGACAGCACATTCATACGGCTGATGCTTGTGACATGGATGATGCATATGCTGCTCATCGGCGGGTCAAGGCTGTCATGGAAGCTCATCTCCTATGAGCTGAACGGAAGGATGTCCCATGGGCCCAAGATGACCCGGACGATGGTATTTGGCGGTGGCAAAGGGGGATCCATCCTCATCAAGCAGATGCTTGATAACCCTTCCATGGGCATGAACCCTGTGGTTGTGGTCGATGATGATCCCTTCAAGCACAATCTGGAGCTCTGCGGTGGTGTCAGGGTGGAAGGCAACCGGAATGATATCGAACGTCTCGTGAAGAAATACGATATCAAGAAAGTCGTCATCGCGGTGCCTTCCCTGAGCAAGACGGAACTCAAGGAAATCCATACATTTGCCAACCTGGATGGTGTGGACGTCCTGACCATGCCGAATATCGAAGACGTGCTCTCGGGAAAACTGGAAGTCAATGCACTGAGACAGGTCCAGGTGGAAGACCTGCTTGGACGCGAACCGGTGCAGCTCGATATCAAGGGGATTGAGGAGCAGGTGACGGACAAGACGATACTGGTCACAGGTGCCGGAGGAAGCATCGGATCTGAGATCGTCCGACAGATCGCCAAGTTCCAACCGCGGCAGATACTGCTTTTGGGACATGGTGAGAACAGCATCTACTCCATACTGGAAGAGGTGCTGGAGAAGAAGAATGACAGTATCAGCTATGTGCCGATCATTGCGGATGTGCAGAACAGGAAGCGCATGTTCGAAGTGTTCGAGAAGTACAGGCCGGATATCGTCTATCATGCCGCAGCGCACAAGCATGTGCCGATGATGGAGTACAATTCGCGGGAAGCGGTGAAGAACAATGTCATCGGGACGAAGAATACAGCTGAGGCGGCATGCCATTACAAAGCGAAGAAATTCGTCATGATCTCAACGGACAAGGCGGTCAATCCACCGAATGTCATGGGGGCGACGAAGCGAATGGCTGAGATGATCGTCCAGGCGCTCGATAAGGGGTGCAAGGATACGACGCTCGTTGCGGTCAGGTTCGGAAACGTCCTTGGCAGCCGCGGTTCCGTCGTTCCGAAATTCAAGAAGCAGATCCAGGCGGGCGGACCGATTACGGTCACTGACCCGAAGATGACACGCTACTTCATGACCATTCCGGAAGCGTCACGGCTCGTCATCCAGGCGAGTACAATCGCAGAAGGCGGGGAAGTGTTTGTGCTCGATATGGGAGAACCTGTGAAGATTGTCGACCTTGCCAAGAACATGATCCGTCTGTGCGGATTCACGGAGACCGAAATCGGCATCGAATTCGTCGGCATACGACCGGGCGAGAAGCTGTATGAGGAACTGCTGAAAGAGAATGAAATCCATCCGGAACAGGTCTATGAGAAGATCTATCGGGGCAGGGTTTCAGAATCTTCACTGAGTCTTCTCGAGGCGCAGATCAAGTCGTTCCTCTCCATCGATGAGAACGAGATGAAGGAGCGGATCGTCAAGTTCGTCAGGCAGGAAAACATGGAGCCTGAAAAAGTAGGACAGGAAAATGCAAGCTAA
- a CDS encoding lipopolysaccharide biosynthesis protein, translated as MQAKILNIVGTLLFALNQWMQVILITRLLGLYEVGLFSYFLALTGPLVLFSRFMLIVLVPTQRKLSYDYVIFHEFRNLANYAFILGSLIVLLFVDLSIYESICLFIFVLFKFYENKEDFIYTENIAEARISFLAYSKIYKSIVTIILFSAAVFIFDSLVMAILSLLVSQMIIYYVYDCKFSFSKKRANIGIKWREFKNIFILGIGLSVVELLNSLVSNIPRYVLEYFHSVETLGIFATIMYFVIITNNVVVAISQSVVAGLSKEAEESAAKFYHSFFRLCGIFLILIVIGEAILLTFGNSILVLVYGERFSGYQDEIILLGILLIFTVYTKLFEMALSIFNIYNLQVLLQGTTFIAAIILSFIIIVPYGLTGAFIVVILTYLILAIGQIGVLIHHWKFKVRS; from the coding sequence ATGCAAGCTAAAATCCTGAACATCGTAGGGACCCTGCTGTTTGCACTCAATCAATGGATGCAGGTGATTCTGATCACACGGTTGCTCGGTCTCTATGAAGTGGGCCTGTTCTCATACTTTCTTGCTCTGACAGGCCCGCTTGTATTGTTCAGCCGCTTCATGCTCATCGTCCTGGTGCCGACGCAGAGGAAGCTGTCATATGACTATGTGATATTCCACGAATTCAGGAACCTCGCCAACTATGCATTCATTCTTGGCTCATTGATCGTCCTGCTGTTTGTGGACTTGAGCATATATGAGAGCATATGCCTCTTCATCTTCGTCCTCTTCAAGTTCTACGAGAACAAGGAGGATTTCATCTATACGGAGAATATTGCGGAGGCCAGGATCAGCTTTCTCGCCTATTCGAAGATATACAAAAGCATCGTCACAATCATACTATTTTCAGCGGCCGTGTTCATCTTCGATTCCCTGGTGATGGCAATATTGAGCCTGCTGGTTTCACAGATGATCATCTACTATGTGTATGACTGCAAATTTTCATTTTCGAAAAAAAGGGCGAATATTGGAATCAAGTGGCGCGAGTTCAAGAACATCTTCATTTTAGGAATCGGGCTCTCGGTTGTGGAATTGCTCAACTCGCTCGTTTCAAACATTCCGAGGTATGTCCTCGAATACTTCCATAGTGTCGAGACACTCGGTATTTTCGCAACGATCATGTATTTTGTGATCATCACCAACAACGTCGTCGTTGCCATCAGCCAGAGTGTAGTGGCGGGGCTTTCCAAGGAAGCGGAAGAAAGCGCAGCCAAATTCTATCACTCATTCTTCAGGCTGTGCGGTATATTCCTGATCCTCATAGTGATAGGGGAGGCCATACTGCTTACTTTCGGCAACAGCATACTCGTACTCGTCTACGGAGAGCGGTTCAGCGGATACCAGGATGAAATCATCCTCCTTGGCATCCTGCTCATCTTCACCGTATATACGAAACTGTTCGAGATGGCACTCAGCATATTCAACATCTACAATCTGCAGGTGCTCCTGCAGGGTACGACTTTCATAGCAGCAATCATATTATCGTTTATCATCATCGTTCCTTATGGTCTAACCGGTGCATTTATTGTGGTCATCCTCACGTATCTGATCCTGGCCATAGGGCAGATTGGCGTGCTGATCCACCATTGGAAATTTAAAGTACGCTCCTAG